In a genomic window of Rhododendron vialii isolate Sample 1 chromosome 12a, ASM3025357v1:
- the LOC131310349 gene encoding geranylgeranyl transferase type-2 subunit beta 1-like isoform X4 → MGEELEAEKHVNYILSVEKKKNDFESVVMEHIRINGAYWGLTTLDLLGKIGEVDSKDVVSWVLECQHESGGFGGNIGHDPHILYTLSAVQILALFDKINVLDIDKVSNYIVGLQNEDGSFSGDMWGEVDTRFSYIAICSLALLHRLDKINVEKAVKYVVSCKNLDGGFGCTPGAESHAGQIFCCVAALAITGSLHQIDKDLLGWWLCERQDKSGGLNGRPEKLPDLDHDRQSSLD, encoded by the exons ATGGGGGAGGAGCTAGAAGCCGAGAAACATGTTAACTACATTTTATCCGTAGAGAAG AAGAAGAACGATTTTGAATCTGTGGTGATGGAACACATACGGATCAATGGTGCATACTGGGGGCTGACCACTCTGGATCTTTTGGGGAAGATTGGTGAAGTGGATTCTAAGGATGTTGTTTCATGGGTCTTGGAGTGCCAACATGAATCGG GTGGATTTGGTGGTAACATTGGGCATGACCCGCATATACTGTATACCCTCAGTGCTGTACAGATTTTAGCCCTTTTTGACAAGATAAATGTACTTGACATTGATAAGGTGTCAAACT ATATCGTTGGGCTGCAGAATGAAGATGGATCTTTTTCAGGGGACATGTGGGGTGAAGTTGATACACG GTTCTCTTACATTGCTATATGTTCTCTTgcattattgcaccgtttggataAAATCAATGTGGAAAAAGCTGTAAAGTACGTTGTGAGTTGCAAGAATCTGGATGGTGGATTTGGATGCACACCAGGTGCCGAATCTCATGCAGGGCAAA TTTTCTGCTGTGTGGCTGCTCTTGCGATAACTGGTTCTCTACATCAAATTGATAAGGACCTCCTTGGGTGGTGGTTATGTGAGCGACAAGATAAATCTGGAGGTCTAAACGGACGTCCGGAGAAGCTTCCAGAT